In one window of Streptomyces roseofulvus DNA:
- a CDS encoding ATP-binding cassette domain-containing protein: protein MTTTYAVLSEGLEKRYGEVHALRGLDLAVPEGTVCGLLGPNGAGKTTAVRILTTLLAPDAGSARVAGHDLVRDPAGVRRRIGVTGQYASVDGDLTGAENLRLFARLLRLPRARADELLEEFGLDAAGDRLARTYSGGMRRRLDLAASLLARPSVLFLDEPTTGLDPRSRGAVWDTVRGLAAQGTTVLLTTQYLEEADRLADDIVLIEEGRAAHRGTPAELKALVGSRAEVVLAGTGPLEPAAAVLDRLTGSAPDLDAERRTVGAVTTDPALTLPRLVREIDAAGIRIVDASLRPPTLDEVFLRLTGRKETAA, encoded by the coding sequence ATGACAACTACGTACGCTGTACTTAGTGAGGGCCTGGAGAAGCGGTACGGCGAGGTGCACGCCCTGCGCGGGCTCGATCTCGCCGTCCCCGAGGGCACGGTCTGCGGCCTCCTCGGGCCCAACGGCGCCGGCAAGACCACCGCCGTCCGGATCCTCACCACGCTCCTCGCCCCCGATGCCGGAAGCGCCCGCGTCGCCGGGCACGACCTGGTCCGCGACCCGGCGGGGGTGCGCCGGCGGATCGGCGTCACCGGCCAGTACGCCTCCGTCGACGGCGACCTCACCGGCGCGGAGAACCTGCGCCTCTTCGCCCGGCTCCTGCGGCTCCCGCGCGCCCGCGCCGACGAACTCCTGGAGGAGTTCGGGCTCGACGCGGCCGGCGACCGGCTCGCCCGCACCTACTCCGGCGGCATGCGGCGCCGCCTCGACCTCGCGGCGAGCCTGCTGGCCCGCCCCTCGGTCCTCTTCCTCGACGAGCCGACCACCGGTCTCGACCCGCGCAGCCGGGGCGCCGTCTGGGACACCGTCCGGGGGCTCGCGGCGCAGGGCACCACCGTGCTGCTCACCACCCAGTACCTGGAGGAGGCCGACCGGCTCGCCGACGACATCGTGCTGATCGAGGAGGGCCGGGCCGCCCACCGCGGCACCCCGGCCGAGCTGAAGGCGCTCGTCGGAAGCCGGGCCGAGGTCGTCCTCGCCGGGACCGGGCCGCTGGAGCCCGCCGCGGCGGTCCTGGACCGGCTGACCGGCTCGGCGCCGGACCTGGACGCCGAGCGCCGCACGGTCGGCGCGGTCACCACCGACCCCGCCCTCACCCTCCCCCGGCTGGTCCGCGAGATCGACGCGGCCGGGATCCGCATCGTCGACGCCTCGCTGCGTCCGCCCACCCTCGACGAGGTGTTCCTGCGCCTCACCGGACGGAAGGAGACCGCCGCGTGA
- a CDS encoding TetR/AcrR family transcriptional regulator: protein MDPVPQPRPSGPPPALRRTPVQQRSAERLARILDACAGLLDETGYEQLSTRAVAVRAGVPIGSVYRFFGNKRAMVAALAHRNLDRYAELIAARFERTPVLDAHSAIDGVLDEFIAMKRSVPGFALVDFGVPAAEEPGGAAPEDPNGLVAERICGLLATHLGRASDETLRRKVLVGVETADTLVRLAFRADPDGDAALIHETRQLLHAYLAPSLSS, encoded by the coding sequence ATGGACCCCGTGCCCCAGCCCCGCCCGTCGGGCCCGCCGCCCGCGCTCCGCCGCACCCCCGTCCAGCAGCGCAGCGCCGAGCGGCTCGCCCGCATCCTCGACGCCTGCGCCGGCCTCCTCGACGAGACCGGCTACGAACAGCTGAGCACCCGGGCCGTCGCCGTCCGCGCAGGCGTCCCGATCGGCTCCGTCTACCGCTTCTTCGGCAACAAGCGGGCCATGGTCGCCGCCCTCGCCCACCGCAACCTCGACCGGTACGCGGAGCTGATCGCCGCCCGCTTCGAGCGCACCCCCGTCCTCGACGCGCACTCCGCGATCGACGGCGTCCTCGACGAGTTCATCGCGATGAAGCGCAGCGTCCCCGGCTTCGCCCTCGTCGACTTCGGAGTCCCCGCCGCCGAGGAGCCCGGCGGAGCGGCCCCCGAGGACCCCAACGGCCTGGTCGCCGAGCGGATCTGCGGCCTGCTCGCCACCCACCTCGGCCGCGCCTCCGACGAGACGCTGCGCCGCAAGGTCCTCGTCGGCGTCGAGACCGCCGACACCCTCGTCCGCCTCGCCTTCCGTGCCGACCCCGACGGCGACGCCGCCCTCATCCACGAGACCCGCCAGCTCCTCCACGCCTATCTCGCCCCCTCCCTCTCCTCCTGA
- a CDS encoding CaiB/BaiF CoA-transferase family protein: MSTQPLPLDGITVVSVEQAVAAPFATRQLADLGARVVKVERPDGGDFARGYDTAARGLASHFVWCNRGKESVAVDLKEPRGRELVGRLVADADVFVQNLAHGAAARLGLDAATLCAAHPRLVAVDVSGYGPDGPYAHRRAYDMLVQCETGLVSVTGTPGQPVKSGIPAADIAAGMYAYAGVLAALVRRGTTGLGGPVEVSLFDALAEWMGHPLHHGAHGGTAPARTGLAHAVIAPYDAYPTADGGLVLLSVQNDREWRRLAERVLERPELAGDPAFATNAARVAGRAATDAAVGAALAALPAEEAVRRLDAAGIACARLNTVAELVRHPQLAARDRWRPVDSPVGPLPSLLPPIGFPDAPEAPMGRVPALGEHTDTVLAGLGVPAAEVRELRAAGVIA; the protein is encoded by the coding sequence ATGAGCACTCAGCCACTCCCCCTGGACGGGATCACGGTCGTCTCCGTCGAGCAGGCCGTCGCCGCGCCCTTCGCCACGAGACAGCTCGCCGACCTCGGCGCCCGGGTGGTCAAGGTCGAACGCCCCGACGGCGGCGACTTCGCCCGCGGCTACGACACCGCGGCCCGCGGTCTGGCCTCGCACTTCGTCTGGTGCAACCGCGGCAAGGAGTCGGTCGCCGTCGACCTGAAGGAACCGCGCGGCCGGGAGCTGGTGGGGCGGCTGGTGGCGGACGCCGACGTCTTCGTGCAGAACCTCGCGCACGGTGCGGCGGCCCGGCTGGGCCTCGACGCGGCCACCCTCTGCGCCGCGCACCCGCGGCTGGTCGCCGTGGACGTCTCCGGGTACGGACCGGACGGCCCGTACGCCCACCGGAGGGCGTACGACATGCTCGTGCAGTGCGAGACCGGGCTGGTCTCGGTCACCGGCACCCCCGGACAGCCCGTCAAGTCGGGCATCCCGGCGGCCGACATCGCGGCCGGGATGTACGCCTACGCGGGCGTCCTCGCCGCCCTCGTCCGGCGCGGCACGACCGGACTCGGCGGGCCCGTGGAGGTCTCGCTCTTCGACGCGCTCGCGGAGTGGATGGGGCATCCGCTGCACCACGGGGCGCACGGAGGTACGGCACCGGCGCGCACGGGGCTCGCGCATGCGGTGATCGCGCCCTACGACGCCTATCCGACGGCGGACGGCGGCCTGGTGCTGCTCTCGGTGCAGAACGACCGCGAGTGGCGGCGGCTCGCCGAACGGGTGCTGGAACGGCCGGAACTCGCCGGCGATCCGGCCTTCGCCACCAACGCGGCCCGGGTCGCCGGGCGGGCGGCGACCGACGCCGCGGTCGGGGCCGCGCTCGCGGCACTGCCGGCGGAGGAGGCGGTACGGCGCCTGGACGCGGCCGGCATCGCCTGCGCGCGGCTCAACACGGTGGCGGAGCTGGTACGCCACCCGCAGCTGGCCGCCCGGGACCGCTGGCGCCCGGTGGACTCGCCCGTCGGCCCCCTGCCGTCGCTGCTGCCGCCGATCGGCTTCCCGGACGCCCCGGAGGCGCCGATGGGCCGCGTCCCGGCCCTCGGCGAGCACACGGACACGGTCCTCGCGGGCCTGGGCGTGCCGGCGGCGGAGGTGAGGGAGCTGCGGGCGGCCGGGGTGATCGCCTGA
- the hmgA gene encoding homogentisate 1,2-dioxygenase, translating into MTTEQARKTAEALTYSTGFGNEHGSEALPGALPEGRNSPQRAPLGLYAEQLSGSAFTEPRAHNRRSWLYRIRPSAAHPPFVRTDNGAVRTAPFAETVADPNRLRWNPLPEPAPGTDWLAGLWTLGGNGDATQRTGMAVHLYHANAPMERVFGNSDGELLIVPERGGLLLRTELGLLAARPGEVALIPRGVRFRVELLDETARGYVCENYGAPFQLPDLGPIGANGLANARDFRAPVAAYEDVEGPVEVVNKFCGNLWTATYGHSPLDVVAWHGNHTPYVYDLRRFNVIGTISYDHPDPSIFTVLTSPSDTPGLAGVDFVVFAPRWLVGEDTFRPPYFHRNVMSEYMGLIEGAYDAKAEGFVPGGGSLHNMMSAHGPDRETFDKASAAELKPQKIDDGLAFMFETRWPVTATAQAAGADHLQRGYDDVWQGLERHFRP; encoded by the coding sequence ATGACGACCGAGCAGGCCAGGAAGACGGCCGAGGCGCTCACGTACAGCACCGGATTCGGCAACGAGCACGGCTCGGAGGCGCTCCCCGGCGCCCTGCCGGAGGGCCGCAACTCGCCGCAGCGCGCCCCGCTCGGGCTCTACGCCGAACAGCTCAGCGGCAGCGCGTTCACCGAGCCGCGGGCGCACAACCGGCGCTCGTGGCTCTACCGGATCCGTCCGTCGGCGGCCCACCCGCCGTTCGTCCGGACGGACAACGGCGCCGTCCGCACGGCGCCCTTCGCCGAGACCGTCGCCGACCCCAACCGGCTGCGCTGGAACCCGCTGCCCGAACCGGCGCCGGGCACCGACTGGCTGGCCGGCCTGTGGACCCTCGGCGGCAACGGCGACGCGACGCAGCGGACCGGCATGGCCGTGCACCTCTACCACGCCAACGCCCCCATGGAGCGGGTCTTCGGGAACTCGGACGGCGAGCTGCTGATCGTCCCCGAGCGCGGCGGCCTCCTGCTCCGCACCGAGCTGGGTCTGCTCGCCGCCCGCCCCGGCGAGGTGGCACTGATCCCCCGCGGGGTCCGCTTCCGCGTCGAGCTGCTGGACGAGACCGCGCGCGGCTACGTGTGCGAGAACTACGGCGCCCCGTTCCAGCTCCCCGACCTCGGCCCGATCGGCGCCAACGGCCTCGCGAACGCGCGGGACTTCCGTGCCCCCGTCGCCGCCTACGAGGACGTCGAGGGCCCGGTCGAGGTGGTCAACAAGTTCTGCGGCAACCTCTGGACGGCGACGTACGGCCACTCGCCGCTCGACGTCGTCGCCTGGCACGGCAACCACACCCCGTACGTCTACGACCTGCGCCGCTTCAACGTCATCGGGACGATCTCGTACGACCACCCCGACCCGTCCATCTTCACCGTCCTCACCTCGCCTTCCGACACCCCCGGCCTGGCCGGCGTCGACTTCGTCGTCTTCGCCCCGCGCTGGCTGGTCGGCGAGGACACCTTCCGGCCGCCGTACTTCCACCGGAACGTGATGAGCGAGTACATGGGCCTGATCGAGGGCGCGTACGACGCCAAGGCGGAGGGCTTCGTGCCCGGCGGCGGCTCACTGCACAACATGATGTCCGCGCACGGCCCCGACCGGGAGACCTTCGACAAGGCGAGCGCGGCCGAGCTGAAGCCGCAGAAGATCGACGACGGCCTGGCCTTCATGTTCGAGACCCGCTGGCCGGTGACGGCGACCGCGCAGGCGGCCGGCGCCGACCACCTGCAGCGGGGTTACGACGACGTGTGGCAGGGTCTGGAGCGTCATTTCCGGCCGTAG
- a CDS encoding right-handed parallel beta-helix repeat-containing protein — MSWTRRLVSVLSVVLAVLAAALFTAPGAQAHEERPVTFPDGSGSVPELRTGEPDLLVCKTDRADFDRRIAAFPAALKARNLELFARCGRSGFRHLQQAVDAVDRPGMTIAILPGLYEEEPSLPAPTGACASLDAPTSSFGYQILSYEQQARCPHNQNLVAVLGKRDLQIEGTGASRLDVVIDAKYAKLNAIRADRSDGVYFRNFTAQRTTFNSLYVLAADGFVIDDVLTRWNDEYGFLTFASDHGLYKNCESYGNGDSGIYPGSASNINDGRGYDVPRYSIEITGCRSHHNMVGYSGTAGDSVWVHDNEFDHNMGGASMDSAFPGHPGLPQNHAKFERNVIHDNNEDYYRHVADGTCAKPPAERGYENGVVCPQISMPPGSGIITAGGNWNLYEDNWIYGHERTAFYLNAVPAFIRGESAWSKQTDTSHHNRYANNRLGTDKAGNSRPNRTDVWWDGQGSANCWQSDTGASSPRTLPTCGAARGEVSGATARLAGEPVKLAQLLVCADYNVQARRLPAGCDWYGARGLERVETQIALAAALLLALVGTALWWRRLRGRRLAAAALLTGLAGLALDVAGSTLTLAPTHVPALALLLTGAWWTVTGLLLRPTRPVFAWTTVVLGLLTLLDAFDKAVLMIPGIPLSPAWLRLLLGVVWVLWAVIAAGTRPTPPPTTPEPPAPEPAAPAKPAAPAAPAEETTA, encoded by the coding sequence ATGTCGTGGACCAGAAGGCTCGTCTCCGTGCTCTCGGTCGTGCTCGCGGTGCTCGCCGCGGCCCTGTTCACCGCCCCCGGCGCCCAGGCGCACGAGGAGCGGCCCGTCACCTTCCCCGACGGCTCCGGCAGCGTGCCGGAACTCCGCACGGGCGAGCCGGACCTCCTCGTCTGCAAGACGGACCGGGCCGACTTCGACCGCCGGATCGCCGCCTTCCCGGCCGCCCTCAAGGCCCGCAACCTGGAGCTCTTCGCCCGCTGCGGTCGCTCCGGCTTCCGCCACCTCCAGCAGGCCGTCGACGCCGTCGACCGGCCCGGCATGACCATCGCGATCCTGCCCGGCCTGTACGAGGAGGAGCCCTCGCTGCCCGCGCCCACCGGCGCCTGCGCCTCCCTGGACGCCCCGACCTCCTCGTTCGGCTACCAGATCCTGTCCTACGAGCAGCAGGCGCGCTGCCCGCACAACCAGAACCTCGTCGCCGTCCTCGGCAAGCGGGACCTCCAGATCGAGGGCACCGGCGCCTCCCGCCTCGACGTCGTCATCGACGCCAAGTACGCCAAGCTCAACGCGATCCGCGCCGACCGCTCCGACGGCGTCTACTTCCGCAACTTCACCGCCCAGCGCACCACCTTCAACTCGCTGTACGTCCTCGCCGCCGACGGCTTCGTCATCGACGACGTCCTGACCCGCTGGAACGACGAGTACGGCTTCCTCACCTTCGCCTCCGACCACGGCCTGTACAAGAACTGCGAGTCCTACGGCAACGGCGACTCAGGCATCTACCCCGGCTCGGCCTCGAACATCAACGACGGGCGCGGCTACGACGTCCCCCGCTACTCCATCGAGATCACCGGCTGCCGCAGCCACCACAACATGGTCGGCTACTCCGGCACCGCCGGGGACTCCGTCTGGGTCCACGACAACGAGTTCGACCACAACATGGGCGGCGCCTCGATGGACTCCGCCTTCCCCGGCCACCCCGGACTCCCGCAGAACCACGCGAAGTTCGAGCGGAACGTGATCCACGACAACAACGAGGACTACTACCGCCACGTCGCCGACGGCACCTGCGCCAAGCCGCCCGCCGAACGCGGCTACGAGAACGGCGTCGTCTGCCCCCAGATCTCCATGCCGCCCGGCTCCGGCATCATCACCGCCGGCGGCAACTGGAACCTGTACGAGGACAACTGGATCTACGGCCACGAACGCACCGCCTTCTACCTCAACGCCGTCCCCGCCTTCATCCGCGGCGAGTCCGCCTGGTCCAAGCAGACCGACACCTCCCACCACAACCGCTACGCGAACAACCGCCTCGGCACCGACAAGGCCGGCAACTCCCGCCCCAACCGCACCGACGTCTGGTGGGACGGCCAGGGCAGCGCGAACTGCTGGCAGTCCGACACCGGCGCCTCCAGCCCCCGCACCCTGCCGACCTGCGGCGCCGCCCGCGGCGAGGTCTCCGGCGCCACCGCCCGCCTCGCCGGCGAACCCGTCAAGCTCGCCCAGCTCCTCGTCTGCGCCGACTACAACGTCCAGGCCCGCCGCCTCCCCGCCGGCTGCGACTGGTACGGCGCCCGCGGCCTGGAGCGCGTCGAGACCCAGATCGCCCTCGCCGCCGCCCTCCTCCTCGCCCTCGTCGGCACCGCCCTCTGGTGGCGCCGCCTGCGCGGCCGCCGCCTCGCCGCCGCGGCCCTCCTCACCGGCCTCGCCGGCCTCGCCCTGGACGTCGCCGGCTCCACCCTCACCCTCGCCCCCACCCACGTCCCCGCCCTCGCCCTCCTCCTCACCGGCGCCTGGTGGACGGTCACCGGCCTCCTGCTGCGCCCCACCCGCCCCGTCTTCGCGTGGACCACGGTCGTCCTCGGCCTGCTCACCCTCCTCGACGCCTTCGACAAGGCCGTCCTGATGATCCCCGGCATCCCCCTCAGCCCCGCCTGGCTCCGCCTCCTCCTCGGCGTCGTCTGGGTCCTGTGGGCCGTCATCGCCGCCGGCACCCGCCCCACACCCCCGCCCACCACCCCCGAACCCCCGGCCCCGGAACCCGCAGCGCCCGCGAAGCCCGCGGCACCCGCCGCACCCGCGGAAGAGACCACGGCATGA
- a CDS encoding type ISP restriction/modification enzyme encodes MPGVTEGSGWQGAAVGDDVPLLDELMPWSVAPLRFGRAWIVAPDVRTLRGRWDRLVAAEGAEREALFRPSRARTTGTAVAALPGQRTGTGRFARETGPCPEPVRVLSGPFDEEWLLPDHRLIDTARPELWRVAGGPQLFAVEQGYVPGAAGPPLVVTGALPEGRSPAGRPGRIRPLFRRPGGAEPNLAPGLAGFLRERYGAVEPVRWLAWVVAAAVPSPAGCRVPLPADPEVWAAGVALGRELLDVQLRGALSGTRPRLPGGRRPYVRAAVPARPEALAYDPVDEVLSVGGGRISPVPAVAWEYRTGGVRVLERWFARRTAPADPGSLEAIGPAAWPQEWTSELLDLITVLALLGEREAERAPFTAAGGPGRAALRAAGVLPVPERARRPASVLDHQEEGPEGQFTLV; translated from the coding sequence ATGCCGGGCGTGACAGAGGGTTCGGGGTGGCAGGGGGCCGCGGTGGGTGACGACGTGCCCCTGCTCGACGAGCTGATGCCGTGGTCGGTGGCGCCGCTGCGGTTCGGGCGGGCGTGGATCGTGGCGCCCGACGTGCGTACGCTGCGCGGGCGGTGGGACCGGCTGGTGGCGGCGGAGGGGGCGGAGCGGGAGGCGTTGTTCCGGCCGAGCCGGGCGCGGACGACGGGTACGGCGGTGGCGGCGCTGCCGGGGCAGCGGACCGGGACCGGGCGGTTCGCCCGCGAGACCGGGCCCTGTCCGGAGCCGGTCCGGGTGCTGTCCGGGCCGTTCGACGAGGAGTGGCTGCTGCCCGACCACCGGCTGATCGACACCGCCCGCCCCGAGCTGTGGCGGGTGGCGGGAGGTCCGCAGCTCTTCGCGGTGGAGCAGGGGTACGTGCCGGGGGCGGCCGGGCCGCCGCTGGTGGTGACCGGCGCGCTGCCGGAGGGGCGGTCACCGGCGGGCCGGCCGGGGCGGATCCGGCCGCTCTTCCGGCGTCCGGGCGGCGCGGAGCCGAATCTGGCGCCCGGTCTGGCCGGCTTCCTGCGGGAGCGGTACGGGGCGGTGGAGCCGGTCCGGTGGCTCGCCTGGGTCGTCGCGGCCGCGGTCCCCTCCCCCGCCGGGTGCCGGGTGCCGCTGCCGGCGGACCCGGAGGTGTGGGCGGCGGGGGTGGCGCTCGGGCGGGAGCTGCTCGACGTCCAGCTGCGGGGCGCGCTGAGCGGGACGCGGCCGCGGCTGCCCGGCGGGCGCCGGCCCTATGTGCGGGCGGCGGTCCCGGCGCGCCCCGAGGCACTGGCGTACGACCCCGTCGACGAGGTGCTGAGCGTCGGCGGGGGCCGGATCTCCCCGGTGCCGGCGGTGGCCTGGGAGTACCGGACCGGCGGGGTGCGGGTCCTGGAGCGGTGGTTCGCCCGCCGGACCGCGCCGGCCGACCCGGGCTCGCTGGAGGCGATCGGCCCGGCGGCCTGGCCGCAGGAGTGGACCTCCGAGCTGCTCGACCTGATCACGGTGCTCGCGCTGCTCGGTGAACGGGAGGCGGAGCGCGCCCCGTTCACGGCGGCCGGCGGCCCGGGCCGGGCGGCGCTGCGGGCGGCGGGCGTGCTGCCGGTCCCCGAGCGGGCGCGCCGCCCGGCCTCGGTCCTGGACCATCAGGAGGAGGGCCCGGAGGGCCAGTTCACGCTGGTGTGA
- a CDS encoding GntR family transcriptional regulator produces MTAFAPDSLVLNRKLPLWYQVSQSLRASILGRTPDASLRLPTEEQLAAHYGVSVLTMRQALKELEEEGLISRHRRRGTFIEPGARRSTPRRLLGSIDAIVAQQSGERTTVLGHGPEPVPGELAEHFPDLAEVATYRRLRRDGESGEPTNWAENAVRPEFAAAIDPADLERWPMTKVLRDVVGVRISRITDTVEARLADPETAELLQVPLLSPILHYTGVTYDDGGRVVDVARIRYRGDRFSFTVTVEAH; encoded by the coding sequence GTGACCGCCTTCGCTCCCGACTCGCTGGTCCTGAACCGCAAGCTCCCGCTGTGGTACCAGGTCTCGCAGTCCCTGCGCGCCTCCATACTGGGCCGCACGCCCGACGCCTCGCTGCGGCTGCCCACCGAGGAGCAGCTCGCCGCGCACTACGGCGTCAGCGTGCTGACCATGCGGCAGGCGCTCAAGGAGCTGGAGGAGGAGGGGCTGATCAGCCGGCACCGGCGGCGCGGCACCTTCATCGAGCCGGGCGCCCGGCGCTCCACCCCGCGCCGGCTGCTCGGCTCGATCGACGCGATCGTGGCCCAGCAGTCCGGCGAGCGGACCACGGTCCTCGGCCACGGCCCGGAGCCGGTGCCCGGCGAACTCGCCGAGCACTTCCCCGACCTGGCCGAGGTCGCCACCTACCGCCGGCTGCGCCGCGACGGCGAGAGCGGCGAGCCGACGAACTGGGCGGAGAACGCGGTCCGGCCGGAGTTCGCCGCCGCCATCGACCCGGCGGACCTGGAGCGCTGGCCGATGACGAAGGTGCTCCGGGACGTCGTCGGGGTACGGATCAGCCGGATCACCGACACGGTCGAGGCGCGCCTGGCCGACCCGGAGACGGCGGAGCTCCTCCAGGTCCCGCTGCTCTCCCCGATCCTCCACTACACCGGCGTCACCTACGACGACGGCGGCCGCGTCGTCGACGTCGCCCGCATCCGCTACCGCGGCGACCGCTTCTCCTTCACGGTGACGGTCGAGGCGCACTGA
- a CDS encoding ABC transporter permease — protein sequence MNALALEGAALVGRNLRRIRHAPALTVMTQTMPVVFLLFFGYVLGGALAMPGAAYRSFLVPGLLVATAAGGLMTGMFQAAQDTHRGVTDRFLTLPVGRAAVPLGQAVADLIVCAAGTVPLVLVGLAMGWRIEGGAPAALGAFGLLLLFRFATTWAGILLGLASESEEAAGQLGSAAFMLPLLSNAYIPTDGMPGWLRTVAEWNPISAVTTAVRALFGNAPVPDGAAWPVAHPVAGSLLWSLGLIAVLAPLAVRRYGRR from the coding sequence GTGAACGCCCTCGCCCTCGAAGGCGCCGCCCTGGTCGGCCGCAACCTCCGGCGGATCCGGCACGCCCCCGCCCTCACCGTGATGACCCAGACGATGCCGGTCGTCTTCCTGCTCTTCTTCGGGTACGTCCTCGGCGGCGCCCTCGCCATGCCCGGCGCCGCGTACCGCTCCTTCCTCGTCCCCGGCCTGCTCGTCGCGACCGCCGCCGGCGGGCTGATGACCGGCATGTTCCAGGCCGCCCAGGACACCCACCGGGGCGTCACGGACCGGTTCCTGACCCTCCCGGTCGGGCGCGCCGCCGTGCCGCTCGGGCAGGCCGTCGCCGACCTGATCGTCTGCGCCGCCGGCACGGTCCCGCTGGTGCTGGTGGGGCTCGCCATGGGCTGGCGTATCGAGGGAGGCGCGCCGGCGGCACTGGGCGCCTTCGGGCTGCTGCTGCTCTTCCGCTTCGCGACGACCTGGGCGGGGATCCTGCTCGGCCTCGCCTCCGAGAGCGAGGAGGCGGCCGGCCAGCTCGGCAGCGCCGCCTTCATGCTGCCGCTGCTCTCGAACGCGTACATCCCGACCGACGGCATGCCGGGCTGGCTGCGCACGGTCGCCGAGTGGAACCCGATCTCCGCCGTCACCACCGCCGTGCGCGCGCTCTTCGGCAACGCCCCCGTGCCGGACGGCGCCGCCTGGCCGGTGGCCCACCCGGTCGCCGGCTCGCTGCTGTGGTCGCTCGGCCTGATCGCGGTCCTCGCGCCGCTCGCCGTCCGCCGGTACGGGCGCCGCTGA
- a CDS encoding TetR/AcrR family transcriptional regulator, which translates to MAGRAAEPEVIWARPERAGRGPKPAFSRQDVVDAAVRIADADGIDAVSMRRIAADLGCGTMSLYNYVPRKEDLYELMVDAASAEYVFPERPSGDWRADMTELARQTRAIMYRHPWLTRVMTTAYGFSPNALRYLEWCLGCLAPLDVPAGLKMQLIAMVNGTVMATVRNEQAIAERARGLPWSEEEEQAVRGAYLMGQVATGRYPHLAALLAEPAAPVDADEIFAMTIARLLDSFATAGPADGTVTPA; encoded by the coding sequence ATGGCGGGCCGAGCGGCCGAACCCGAAGTGATCTGGGCGCGCCCCGAGCGCGCGGGCCGCGGCCCCAAACCCGCCTTCAGCAGGCAGGACGTGGTCGACGCCGCCGTCCGCATCGCCGACGCCGACGGCATCGACGCGGTCTCCATGCGGCGGATCGCCGCCGACCTCGGCTGCGGCACGATGTCGCTCTACAACTACGTCCCCCGCAAGGAGGACCTGTACGAGCTGATGGTCGACGCCGCGAGCGCCGAGTACGTCTTCCCGGAACGGCCCAGCGGCGACTGGCGGGCCGACATGACCGAGCTGGCCCGCCAGACCCGCGCGATCATGTACCGCCACCCCTGGCTCACCCGGGTCATGACCACCGCCTACGGCTTCAGCCCGAACGCGCTGCGCTATCTGGAGTGGTGCCTCGGCTGCCTCGCCCCGCTCGACGTGCCCGCCGGCCTCAAGATGCAGCTCATCGCGATGGTCAACGGCACCGTGATGGCGACCGTGCGGAACGAGCAGGCCATCGCCGAACGCGCCCGCGGCCTGCCCTGGTCCGAGGAGGAGGAACAGGCCGTGCGCGGCGCCTACCTGATGGGCCAGGTGGCGACCGGACGGTACCCGCACCTCGCCGCGCTGCTCGCGGAGCCCGCCGCCCCCGTCGACGCGGACGAGATCTTCGCGATGACCATCGCGCGGCTGCTCGACTCCTTCGCGACGGCCGGGCCCGCCGACGGGACCGTCACACCAGCGTGA